From the Gemmatimonadota bacterium genome, one window contains:
- a CDS encoding YdeI/OmpD-associated family protein, with translation MQERFFPTSAALRKWLATNHDKENELWVGLHKKGSGMRSITWPELVDELLCFGWIDGVRRTVNESSYSIRVTPRRERSIWSKVNTRRAKELMELGLMEPVGIAAFSRRDEARSGAYSFERDEAKLTEGDEDEFRSKEAAWRFFQSQPPSYRRAALRWVVSAKREETRRRRLVNLIEDSERGERIGPLRPRR, from the coding sequence ATGCAAGAACGATTTTTTCCGACCTCGGCGGCGTTGCGGAAGTGGCTGGCGACGAATCATGACAAGGAAAACGAGCTCTGGGTCGGACTCCACAAGAAAGGATCGGGAATGCGGAGCATCACCTGGCCGGAGCTTGTGGATGAACTTCTTTGCTTCGGCTGGATCGACGGAGTTCGCAGGACGGTCAACGAGTCCAGCTATTCGATCCGGGTCACGCCGAGGAGGGAACGGAGCATCTGGAGCAAGGTGAACACCCGCCGTGCGAAGGAGCTCATGGAGCTCGGGCTTATGGAGCCGGTAGGCATTGCGGCGTTCTCTCGCAGGGACGAGGCAAGGTCGGGGGCGTACTCTTTCGAGCGGGACGAGGCGAAGCTGACGGAGGGGGACGAGGACGAGTTTCGATCAAAGGAGGCGGCTTGGCGTTTTTTCCAATCGCAGCCCCCGTCGTACCGAAGGGCGGCCCTGCGATGGGTGGTCAGCGCGAAGCGGGAGGAGACTCGACGAAGGAGGCTAGTGAATCTGATCGAGGATTCTGAGAGGGGCGAGAGGATCGGTCCGCTTCGACCCCGCCGATGA